The Elusimicrobiota bacterium DNA segment CCAGTGTCGGCGGTGGCCCCGTGAGGAAGATCGACAACGTGTCCAACGACCCGCACCAGGTCATCCAGCTGGTCCTGGACGACGGAACCGTGGCCACGGTCACCCTCGACTACAACCCCATGACGCAGCGGTGGGTCTTCAGCATCGAGCACCCGCGGATTCCGTCTCCGGCCAACGCCATCTACGGCCTGGGGGTTTCCTGCAACCCGAATCTGCTCCGGCAGTGGCGGAGCATCCTGGGCTTCGGCCTGGGCTGCATGACGACGGACAAGGTGGCCGACCCAGTCAACCAGCAGGACTTCGCCAACGGCCGCGCGGCGCTCTACGTCCTGGAGGCCGCGGACGTGGAGCAGGTCGAGCAGACGATCTTCGGAGTAGCGGTATGAAGCTCGGGAGGACCTACGAGATGACGGTGGAGGGCGTGACCGCCAAGCACACGGTCAAGTACCCGATCACGCTGACTATGGGGATAAACCGCCAGATCCTCTCCAGCTCGAGCACGGGGCGCTTCACCCTCTACAACCTCAGCCCGGACCGCCGCAAGGACATCTACCACGACATGTACGACTGCAAGGCCAGCAAAGACCGCCCCATGCAGCTGGTCTACAAGCACGTGGAGCTCAAGGCCGGCTACGAGAGCGACGGGGTGCTGCCCGTGGTCTTCAAGGGGAACATCGCGTCGGCCTTCTCCCACCGTCAGGGCCCGGACTGGCTCACGACCATCGACTGCTGGGACGGCGGCTTCGCCAGGGCCAACGGGGACATCAACATCAGCCGGCCGGCCGGCTACGGCCTCAAGGACTGCCTCAACGACCTGGTGGCGGCCCTGGCGCCGACCGTGGCCAGGGGCATCATCTCGTCCTCCTTCGTCGGCAAGCTGGCCAAGGAGAGGATATTCTCCGGCAACGCCTGGGACGAGTTGCAGGCTTTCATCCGGGATCTGGGGGCCGACCCTAGCCAGCCTAACGACGCCGAGGCCTGGATAGACCTGGAGAAGGTCAACGTGATGCGCCGGACCGATTCCCTGGCCGGCAGCTCCGGACTGCCGGTGATCTCGGCCGAGACCGGGCTGCTCAACACGCCCCGCCGGCAGGCCACGCTCCTGGAGGCGGAGATGGAGTTTGAGCCCCGCGCTACTCTGGGCATGATGGCTGAGCTCCAGAGCAAGGAGACTTACCTCAACGGCGACTACAAGACCATGGGCGTGCGGCACAACGGGATCATCAGCGCCGTGGTAAGCGGCGACCTGACGACGCGGCTGAATCTGTGGGTGGGGGTCAAGAAGTTCAACCCCGTGACCTGATATGCCACCTCCCGAGAAACTGACCCAGACGCCCGGCCTCTGCGAGGTCCTCGACTCCCTGGCTGACGAGGTCCGCTACGGCCTGCGCGTGATGATGCCCGGCGTCGTGCAGAGCTACGACCCGGACAAGCGCACGGCGAAGGTGCAGCCCTGCTTCAAGCGCGTGGGCCCGGACGGGGAGACCAGCTCCTACCCTCTCCTCGTGGACGTCCCGGTGTTCACGCTGCAGGGCGGCGGCGCCGCGGTCTCCTTCCCGATCTCGAAGGACGACGAGTGCGTGGTCATCTTCGCCGACCGCAACCTCGAGGCCTGGGCCAAGAACGGAGGCCAAGCGGCGCCGGCGGACGCCCGCTGCCACCACCTGAGCGACGGGATCGCGCTGGTGGGCCTCAACAGCCAAGCCAACGCCCCCCACCTGGCTCTGGCCGCGGACGAGGCTGGGCTGTCCGACGACAAGGCCGTGGTGGTCGTCAAGGGCGGCAAGGTCAGGGTGGCCAACGACCAGGCGGACCTCCTCACCCTTCTCAGCGACCTGGTCACACAGCTCCAGAACATGGATGCCGGCAACGGTGACAACAGCATCATCAGCCTGCTGGTCCAGCTCGTGACGATCCTCCTGGGCGCCACCACCGTGGGGGGGGACAGCTTCAGCGTGGCGACCAAGGCGCTGCTCACGACCCTCAACGGCAAGCTGGCCACGCTCTCGGCGTCGTCCCTCGCGAGCCTCAACCAGACGGCCACGAACCTCCCGAAGCTGCTCTACACGGCGGCGCCATGATCTTCAGGAACCTGGACGCCGGCGGCGACTGGACATTCGGCAAGGGCCGGAGCAACTACCTCCGCGAAGAGCGAGCCATCGAGATGAACATCCGGACCAGGATCCTCAGCTGGAAGGGGAACTGCTTCTTCGACGTCGACGCCGGCGTGGACTGGCGCCGGCGGCTGGACTTCGGGCAGCTCAAGAACCTGCCCGTCGAGATATCCATCCTCATCCTGCAGTCCTTCGGAGTGGTCGACCCGGGCGACGTGACCGCCACCTTCGACCCGGAGACGCGGAGGATGGCGATGACCTACGCTGGTGTCGAGACGATCTTCGGGGCCAAGTTATCCAACACCCTCGCGCTCGAGGCCGGGAGCTGAGATGCCGGACACACTAGATTTCAACGGGCTGCGGACCAAGACCGTCGCGGAGATCATCAACGATCTCATCAACGGACTTCCGGACGGCANNNNNNNNNGGTCTCAAGCAGATCTACGGCGACGACATCAACGTCGCCCAGAACTCCCCGGACGGCCAGTGGATCAACATCCTGGCCCAGGTCCTGGTCGACCACCGCGAGCTCCTGCAGGACATCTACGGGTCCTTCAACCCCGACTCGGCATACGGCGTGACTCTCGACCAGCGCGTGGCCCTCAACGGCATCAGCCGCAAGGTCGGAACCTACACCGTGGCCTACGTCATCATCACCTCGGACCGGGCGCAGACCTTGCCCGGGCTGGACCAGACCGCCTTGCCAGCATACAAGGTATCCGACGAGGCCGGCAACCAGTTCCAGCTGGTTGCCTCCCACACCTTCAGCGCGGCCGGCTCCGCCAGCCTGGCTTTCCGGGCCGTGAACATCGGCCAGGTGCTGACCACCCCGAACACCATCACCAACCAGATCACGACGACCCTGGGAGTGACCGCGGTGAACAACCCGGACACGTCCGGCGACGTCCCGGGGACGGACGAGGAGACCGACGCGCAGCTCAAGGCCAGGCGCGGCAAGAGCTTCTCCCTGGCGGCCACGGGGCCCGCGGACGCCATCCGGGCCGCCATCCTGGACATGGACGACGTCTCGGATGCGGCCGTGATCGAGAACGACACTGGAGACCCGGTAAACGGGGTCCCGGCGCACTCCATCTGGTGCATCGTCACGGGGGGCACTGAGGCGGATATCGCGCAGGCCATCTACAGCAAGAAGGCCCCAGGCTGCGGGATGAAGGGGTCCGTGACCCACGACATCACGCGACCGCAGGGCAACACCTTCACGGCTCAGTGGGACGTGTCCAGCACTCAGGCCCTGTACATCCAGTTCGCCATCGTCCCGCGGGTCGCCGGGTTGACCTTCAACAACGACGCCATCAAGGCCAGCCTGGCCGCGGCCATGGTCTACAAGCTCCTGCAGAACCCGAGCATCGGCGACGTGGTCATGGCCATGCAGACCATCGAGCCCAACGCCATCGTCACCAGCGTGGCCGTCTCCGTTGACGGAGATGACTGGCAGCAGGTCGTGACGCCGGACAGCGCAGACAAGTACTTCACCGTGGCCGTGGGGGACATCTCAATCTCATGAACACGTCCGAGCTGATCGCCTACTACGCGAGCCTGCTCATCATTCAGTACCGGATGAAGCCCAAGGCGCAGGCCACCGTCGTGCTCATGGCGGCCGAGGCGATCGCGGACCAGCTGTTCAGCGCGGTCCGGGACGGCTTCGACGTTCTCACCGCGGTCGGCGCTCAGCTCGACATCCTGGCCCGCTACGTGGGCGCGCAGCGGGGGCTCTACGGCCTCGACCTGAGCAAGACCTGGTTCTCCATGCCGCTGAGCACGGACGCGGACCACGACACGGTGCCGGGCTTCGCGACCGTGGACACGTCTCCGGTCCAGCAATACTTCATCACGGTCCCCGACTTCAACGTGCTGACCACTGAGCTCAACGACGGCGAGCTCTCGCTGCTCATCCAGTACCTGGCAGCCGTGGCGTCCTGCGACTACGCCCTGGCCACGGTCGACGCCATCTGCATGGCGTTCTTCGGCGCCGGCGTGACGGTGACGGACAACGGCGACATGACCATGACCTACACCTACGCCGCGGACCTGCCCAACGGGCTGTTCCACATCGTGAACTACATCCACAAGCTGCCCAAGCCCGCCGGTGTGGCGGTCATCGTGGAGGCGGCGGCATAGAGGAGCTATGGCAAAGATACCGCGCAAGGCGCTGACGGTCTTCGGGAAAGACGGGGGAGCCCCCTACTTCGAGCAGTTCGGATCCTTCGCCGCCGGCGGGTCCGTGCAGACCAAGGACGTCGAGGCGATCCAGGCTCTGGCCGCCTGGCGCAACGGCTGGCAGTCGGCCGTCCAACTGCCCAACAAGGCCCCGCTGATGGAGGACATGAACGCGCTGCTCTTCGTCCTGAGCCACCAGATCGCCAACATCCTGCAGGACGGGATCGTGGAGTGGAACTCGCTGACCAGCTATTACAAGGGGTCCGTGGTCAGGAGGACGGGGACCTTCGAGCTCTACGGGTCAGTCGCCGATGACAATATCGGGAACGCCCCGCCCGCGGGGGCCAGCAACGCCTACTGGACCTGGCTCAACCCCGTCATCGTCCCGCAGCCCACAATCCCGGCCGGGACCATACTGCCGTTCGCCGGGGACGCAGCTCCCATGGGGTTCCTCCTGTGCGACGGCGGCGTGGACAACGACTCGGCCCACCACGACCTCTACCTGGCGATCGGCACCAGCTGGGGCAACGGGACCGGCGCCGCGGGCTCATTCAACCGGCCCGACCTCCGCGGCGTGACCCTGCGCGGCGTCAACGACATGGGCAGCGGCGACGCCGCGGACGCCTTCGCCGACCCGGACAAGGCCACCCGCGTTGCCAGGCACGCCGGCGCGACGGGCAACAACGTGGGCTCTTACCAGGAGGGCCAGAACGAGGCCCACACTCACACGACGGGCGTGGTGGCCAACGCGGGCGCTGGAGCTGGGCCTTACCCGGGCAACCTTTGCGTAAGCGGAGACACCGGCTCTGCCGGCGGATACGAGGCGCGCATGAATAACGCAGCCGTTTTGTACATCATCAAAACCTAACGAGGAGACCATGAAAAAATTGATAGCCGCCGCAATGCTGGGCGCCCTGGCGTTCTGCGCCGGGCTGGCCCACGCCGACACCACTACCACGGTCCTGGCCAACGAGTCCGCGCTGGCCCGCGACCTGACCTACCAGATGGACCTGCAGACGCTGGGGATCGGCAACCTCTCCGCCGTGGTGTCCTACACCTCCGCGACCCTGCCGGCGAAGACCTTCAGCGACGCTCCCCACGCCACAGGCACCGTCACAGTGGTGGCGCCTTCGGCGCTGAGCACGGCCGCGGCCACCAACCAGGTCACCGTGGTGTCCACGGCCGGCCTGGCCGGCGGCTACATCACCATGCCGGGCTACGTTTGGCAGGAGGGCGTCCACTGGAAGAAGGGCGCCACCACCGCGGCCACCGCTACCAACATTGCGACGCTCCTGCAGGCCAAGGTGCCGTGGATCCGGGCCCGGGCGGTCGGCTCCGTGGTCTACGCGACGGCGGCCTACACGGGCACGTCCTACAACCAGGCGCTGACGACCAACAAGTCAGTGAACCTGACCATCGCCCACGCGACCTTTACGGGCGGGCAGGACACCGCGGTTCTCTCCATCAACGGAATCCAGTTGCGGGCCAATAAGGACTGGTCCCCGGCCGGCAACGCCACCGCGGTCGGCGCGGCCATCGCCGCAGCCATCGCCGCCAACAGCTCACTCAACGCACTCGTCACCGCCTCGGCCGACTCGGGGGCCATCACCCTGACCGCCAGGGCTGCCGGCACCGGGGGCAACTACTCCCTGGTCACCACCACGGCCGCGGCGCTCTCCGTCTCCGGAGCGGCCATGACGGGCGGAACCACCCCGCCGTTCGTGATCGGCGGCTCGGCCATCGCCATCCCCGCGCACGGCTTCACCCTGAGCCTGCCGCTGCTCTACACCCAGGCTGCCGGCAAGCCCATCGGCGGGCTGACCGACCAGACCACCTACTACGCGGCGCCAGTCAACGCCGGCAGCGTCAAGCTGGCCAGCAGCAAGGCCAACGCCGTGGCTGGGACCTACATCGTATTCACCGCGTCGAGCGCGCCGACCAACACCTACACGCTCACGCCGCTGGCCATCTCGGGGACTCCGAGCTTCAAGTGGCAGGTCGCCGACAGCACCAACTCCTGGTCCGACGTGTCCGGGACGGCAGTAACGATCAACAGCTACAGCAGCCCGGCCGCGACGGCCACCGCCTTCCTGGGGTCCCCGACATCCAGGTATGTGCGCCTCAACGTGACCGCGCCGACCACCGGCGGGCTCTACCTGCGCGCCACGGTCATCGGCGGCGCGGCTGCGTCCTACGTCTACAAGACGGGCGACACCATGAGCGGGCCTCTCGTGCTCACCGGGTCCGGCGCGGCCGGCCGCGTCACTGCGGACGAGGTCGTGGCCAACACGTTCACGGGCGACGGCTCGGGCATCACCGGAGTCAGCGCCAGTGATGTAGCGGCGGAGGATGTCCAGGCCGGTTCGTTGGGCTCGGACGTCATCGCCTCGTCCGTTGCCGCCGGCGCCGTGGGCACGCAGCAGCTCGCCGGCAGCATCCCGGACTCCAAGCTGGCGCAGCTCACCACGGCCGGCAAGGTCGCTCTCTCCGCGCTCGCGAGCGGGACGCTGGACCCGGCCGTCAAGATCACGACCGGCAACGTGGACGGGACCAACGGAGCCGGGCAACTCCTACAGATCGATGGCTCTGGAGCCCTGCCCGCCGTCAACGGGGCCGCACTGACCAGCGTCTCGGGGACCGACTCCTCGAAGGTGGCGAAGACCGGGGATACCATGACCGGGACTCTGACGCTATCGGGCC contains these protein-coding regions:
- a CDS encoding Gp138 family membrane-puncturing spike protein, which encodes MPPPEKLTQTPGLCEVLDSLADEVRYGLRVMMPGVVQSYDPDKRTAKVQPCFKRVGPDGETSSYPLLVDVPVFTLQGGGAAVSFPISKDDECVVIFADRNLEAWAKNGGQAAPADARCHHLSDGIALVGLNSQANAPHLALAADEAGLSDDKAVVVVKGGKVRVANDQADLLTLLSDLVTQLQNMDAGNGDNSIISLLVQLVTILLGATTVGGDSFSVATKALLTTLNGKLATLSASSLASLNQTATNLPKLLYTAAP
- a CDS encoding baseplate J/gp47 family protein, coding for MTLDQRVALNGISRKVGTYTVAYVIITSDRAQTLPGLDQTALPAYKVSDEAGNQFQLVASHTFSAAGSASLAFRAVNIGQVLTTPNTITNQITTTLGVTAVNNPDTSGDVPGTDEETDAQLKARRGKSFSLAATGPADAIRAAILDMDDVSDAAVIENDTGDPVNGVPAHSIWCIVTGGTEADIAQAIYSKKAPGCGMKGSVTHDITRPQGNTFTAQWDVSSTQALYIQFAIVPRVAGLTFNNDAIKASLAAAMVYKLLQNPSIGDVVMAMQTIEPNAIVTSVAVSVDGDDWQQVVTPDSADKYFTVAVGDISIS
- a CDS encoding DUF2612 domain-containing protein; amino-acid sequence: MNTSELIAYYASLLIIQYRMKPKAQATVVLMAAEAIADQLFSAVRDGFDVLTAVGAQLDILARYVGAQRGLYGLDLSKTWFSMPLSTDADHDTVPGFATVDTSPVQQYFITVPDFNVLTTELNDGELSLLIQYLAAVASCDYALATVDAICMAFFGAGVTVTDNGDMTMTYTYAADLPNGLFHIVNYIHKLPKPAGVAVIVEAAA
- a CDS encoding phage tail protein; the protein is MAKIPRKALTVFGKDGGAPYFEQFGSFAAGGSVQTKDVEAIQALAAWRNGWQSAVQLPNKAPLMEDMNALLFVLSHQIANILQDGIVEWNSLTSYYKGSVVRRTGTFELYGSVADDNIGNAPPAGASNAYWTWLNPVIVPQPTIPAGTILPFAGDAAPMGFLLCDGGVDNDSAHHDLYLAIGTSWGNGTGAAGSFNRPDLRGVTLRGVNDMGSGDAADAFADPDKATRVARHAGATGNNVGSYQEGQNEAHTHTTGVVANAGAGAGPYPGNLCVSGDTGSAGGYEARMNNAAVLYIIKT